The Aspergillus nidulans FGSC A4 chromosome VII nucleotide sequence TTTTCGACTCGAGGCTTCAATTTCCCgcttctctgcttccttcttcttcgcggcaGCCGCTTTGCGGTGTTTTAATGCAAGGTCTGCTTTGAACCTAATATGAAAGACCTATCAGCGCCAAGAACGGGAACATACGAAACAGGTTGGCGGAAACATACTCATCTGCGTCGGGCACTTTGTATTGAATAGTGCTTTCATCATAAACTCGTCGACAATTTGGGCATCGACCTTCCTCGTTTTGAGTCTTGATATTATTGTAACAGAATTGACAAATCTGATTTGCAAGTTAGACTGATAATCAATTTGCCGTGGAGCGCTGTCGCAACCCGTTAGGAGGTCATTAGACGTACCTGATATCCGCAGGGGCATGGTTTGAAATTCTTATCCGACAAGTCGAACTCTTCGATGCAGAGGGGGCTACAAGAGACCGAGGTGTCAGTTCCTAATCACGAGCAGATCCAAGCCAACTTATATGGCAACATACCAGAactcatcgtcatcatcaatgaCGGAATCGATCTGCTGGCGACTTGACATTATTGCGTCAAATTGTGAGGAGGCAACGCCAGGATAATAGACAAGGGACGAATCGTAGCAAGGTCAAATGCAAAAGCCCATCTACCAAACCAGCGGAAGGGGCAGGGGAGACGGTTAGGAAAGAGGTAAATGGAAAGTCGAGTTTAGTTCGGTGACGTGAAGTAGAAAAGCCCggagggaggagatggagtaATATGGGGATCGGCGTAGAGGGCGAGGGACACAAGCAAGCACTGACGGAGAAATGCGTGGAGGCAAAGAGACAAGAATCAAAGTTGAAGCTTTGATGTGTTGGGTTGCGTTTGCATATTTTGCATTCTTTGTCATCCAATCACGTGTTGCGGTCACGTGTACTACGCGAAAGCTCCCTTTGGGACGAGGCCGACGTCTATCCTCCCGCCGTCCGATCCGCCCTCCAATTGCCTCACCACTTGTGTTGGGATTGCTGCAATAAATATGGCCGCTCCTCGCTCTCTGATGCGGCTGGGCTCTGGCCGCTCCCTGGCGTCGGCCGCCCGGTCATCCCGCAATTGCCGTGCCTTTTCTTCGACCCCTCTGCAGCAGGTAGCCAAGGCGACAACGGCTGGCACTGATACCCCCAACATGCGTCACGCAGCGCGGCCTCGTACGTCAATTGCTGCCTTTTCCCCCAAACCCATACTTTGGTGACTGATTTGCTGATCGATTCCAGCCCCCGGTCCTCTCCGCGCTCCCGTCGTCAACCCGGCCGACAAGTACCAGGACAAGGCCGATAGCCTGCACCAGTACGGTCAATACATAATGGCCTGTCTGCCCAAGCACGTTCAGCAATTCTCCGTTTGgaaggatgagctctgcATTTACGTCCCTCCCTCCGGCATTATCCCAACGTTCACCTTCCTCAAATATCACACCTCGGCTGAATTCACGACTGTCTCCGATATTACCGCTGTTGATTACCCAACTAAGGATCAGCGCTTTGAGGTTGTCTACAATCTTCTCAGTGTTCGATACAACTCACGCATTCGTGTCAAGACCTACGCCGACGAGGCCAGCCCTGTGCCCAGTATCACTGGATTGTATGAAGGAGCTTTGTGGTACGAGCGTGAGGTGTACGATTTGTTCGGCGTTTTCTTCACTGGTCATCCGGATCTGCGCCGTATCATGACGGACTATGGTTT carries:
- a CDS encoding complex I 30 kDa subunit family protein (transcript_id=CADANIAT00008372) codes for the protein MAAPRSLMRLGSGRSLASAARSSRNCRAFSSTPLQQVAKATTAGTDTPNMRHAARPPPGPLRAPVVNPADKYQDKADSLHQYGQYIMACLPKHVQQFSVWKDELCIYVPPSGIIPTFTFLKYHTSAEFTTVSDITAVDYPTKDQRFEVVYNLLSVRYNSRIRVKTYADEASPVPSITGLYEGALWYEREVYDLFGVFFTGHPDLRRIMTDYGFDGHPLRKDFPMTGYTELRYDEEKKRIVIEPLELTQAFRNFEGGTTAWEPVGAGRDRTPESFKLASPKPEPPKEEEKK